CGTATATTTTTGGCACACGTTCTGAAGCAGAAACGCGATCATCGTGCTGAAAACGCCCAAATATAGCATCGAGGCGACGGTTTTTCCGTTCCGCAAGGCCGCCGCGGGAAACCCGCCGTCCATAAGCGGCGCCAGCATCCACGAGAAAACGGCGGCAAAGAACAACTGCAGCACCGTCAGCAGCACGGCGTCCTGCGTCGCGTTGTATCGGGCAATGAAAATGATGTGAACCGCGTACCCGACGCCGCAAATCAGCGTGAGCACGTCGCCCTTATTGACCGAAAAATCATCCTGCAAAGACAGCAAACCGATTCCCGTCACCGCAAGTACCGCGGCGGCGAACACGTACGCGTCGGGGCGGCGCTTGGTTAGCACCCAGCCGATCAGCGGTACGAGCACCACGTAAATCGTCGTCAGAAACGCGTTTTTCCCGGCAGTCGTATACATACAGCCGACGGTCTGAAAGGCATACGCCGTAAACAGGAAAAATCCCAGCAGCGCGCCGTGCGCCAAATACGCCGCGTCCAGCAGCACCAATTTTCTGTGAAAAATAAGCGCGAGCGCCGCCGCGGCGATCGTAAACCGGAACGCAAGCATGTATATGGGAGGCACCGTATCGAGCGAATCTTTGACGACGACGAACGCGAAACCCCAAATGGCCGCCGTAAAAAGCATACCCGCAGAAGCAAATGCGGAAACCGTTTTGTCATTCATTTCATTTCCTAAAATCGCCGCCGCACGAATAAACGTACCGCGGCGCAGGCAAATATATATGTTGTTCTCACAAGGTATCGCAGTCGGGGTATATCCCCCTCCGCACGAATCAACCGACCTCGCTAAGGCCGGTTGTTCTCACAAGGTATCGCAGTCAGGTTTTATATCCTTTATTTCGGCGCAAACGCCGGGATATAAACCCCTCCGCACGAATCAAAAACCGAGCGGCTCGCCCACCAGAACGACTTTTATCTTTCCCGCCGGACGGCTGATCCGCGTCGTAACCATATATGCGCAGATGCAGTCCGTCGACACGCAGTCGGCGCACTGTCCCGTTTTTGCGCACGGCGTTTTCAGTCCGGAAAACCGCTGCATATTGAGCGGCGACGCGTAATTACGCACCCGACTCACCGCGTCGTCGAGCGTCTTGACCACTTTGTTCATACCCGCAATCACGACGACGCTTTCGGGACCGAACAGCAGCGCCGCGAGCCGGTTTCCCGTACCGTCGATATTGAAAAGCTGCCCGTCTTCCGTAACGGCGTTGCTGCTCATCAGAAAAGTTCCGCAGGAAAAACCCTGCCGCATCAGCGCCGCCCGTTCTTCCGGAGAAGCCGCACTGTCACGGTCAATGAGCGTGTAGCCGTTTTCCTTCAGCAGAGCGGGAATCCCCAGCGTTCTGATCGTTTCCGAACCACCCCACGAAACGGAATGAGACCGGGGTATCAGATCCGGCACGATTCGGCGCGCATCCTGCGCCGTATTGCAGTAATATGCGTCGAAATGCCGCTTCCGGAGCGCTTGCACCACCAACGGCCCCGATAAATCATACAGTTTCCGCAGAGCGGGACTCATTTCAGCCATATTCCCTCCAAACATATCGGAAATATGTATCATAAACGCTTTTCACAGGTATTGCAACTCCCCGCAAAAAACGCGAATATAAAAAAAAGTTGACAAAAGGAAAATTCAGGGTAATAATGTCAGTAAACTAGTATACAAGTTAGACGGGTCGCAATCCGGATACGCCACCCTCGACAGATTTAAGGAGGAATTATGAAAAAAATACTCGCAATCGCTTCCGCACTATGCGCGGCGGGAATACTGTTCGCCGCCGGCGGAAAAGAAGCCGGAACGGAAAAAACAGTAACGCTGAAACTCGGTTTTCAGGCCAACACATCCTCAAAAGAATACGAGGCCGCCCAAAAATTCGCCGAAGAAGCGAAGGCTCTTTCCGGCGGGACCGTCAACGTTCAAATCTTTGCCGGCGGACAATTGGGCGACGACCGGTCCATGCTCGAACAGGTCGCCGCGGGCGCGCTCGACTTGGTATACGCGGAAACGGGCCGATTCGGCTTGTGGATTGAAGAAGCCGAGATTTTCAGCTATCCGTTTGCGTTCAACGACTTTGCTCATCTGGAGCGGACGCTCGCTTCGGACTACGGAAAATCGCTTCATGCGAAATTTCTTGAAAAAGGCTGGCGTATCCTCGCCACCGGATACAACGGTACGCGCCAAACCACGTCCAACCGGCCCATCAATTCGATTGCCGATATGAAAGGCATGAAACTGCGCGTTCCGAACGCGGCGGCCAACCTGAACTTTGCCAAATACGCAGGCGCGGCTCCCACGCCGATGGCGTTTGCCGAAGTATACCTCGCGCTCAAAACGAACGCCGTCGACGGTCAGGAAAATCCGCTTTCAACCATTGACGTGCAGAAATTTTACGAAGTTCAAAAATATTGCGCGCTTACCGGCCATATTCTGAACGACAACAACATCGTGATGAGCGAAATCATTTACAAAAAACTGAGCGACCATCAAAAAGAAGCCGTTACGGAAGCGGCAAAACGGGCGGCCGCGTATCAGACCGAATTATTCACGGCGGACGAAAGCCGTCTGATCGAAGTATTTAAAGCGAACGGCATGACCGTCACCGCACCCGATAAAGCGCCGTTCCGCGCAGCCTGCCAACCGATGTACGACGAATACACGGCCAAATACGGCAGTGCGGCCGTAAACGCAATCAACGCGTCCAGATAGCTCGCCCCGTCATCCGGCCGGTTCCGGTTCCAGTT
This sequence is a window from Treponema brennaborense DSM 12168. Protein-coding genes within it:
- a CDS encoding sialic acid TRAP transporter substrate-binding protein SiaP, whose amino-acid sequence is MKKILAIASALCAAGILFAAGGKEAGTEKTVTLKLGFQANTSSKEYEAAQKFAEEAKALSGGTVNVQIFAGGQLGDDRSMLEQVAAGALDLVYAETGRFGLWIEEAEIFSYPFAFNDFAHLERTLASDYGKSLHAKFLEKGWRILATGYNGTRQTTSNRPINSIADMKGMKLRVPNAAANLNFAKYAGAAPTPMAFAEVYLALKTNAVDGQENPLSTIDVQKFYEVQKYCALTGHILNDNNIVMSEIIYKKLSDHQKEAVTEAAKRAAAYQTELFTADESRLIEVFKANGMTVTAPDKAPFRAACQPMYDEYTAKYGSAAVNAINASR
- a CDS encoding lactate utilization protein — protein: MAEMSPALRKLYDLSGPLVVQALRKRHFDAYYCNTAQDARRIVPDLIPRSHSVSWGGSETIRTLGIPALLKENGYTLIDRDSAASPEERAALMRQGFSCGTFLMSSNAVTEDGQLFNIDGTGNRLAALLFGPESVVVIAGMNKVVKTLDDAVSRVRNYASPLNMQRFSGLKTPCAKTGQCADCVSTDCICAYMVTTRISRPAGKIKVVLVGEPLGF
- a CDS encoding DMT family transporter; this encodes MNDKTVSAFASAGMLFTAAIWGFAFVVVKDSLDTVPPIYMLAFRFTIAAAALALIFHRKLVLLDAAYLAHGALLGFFLFTAYAFQTVGCMYTTAGKNAFLTTIYVVLVPLIGWVLTKRRPDAYVFAAAVLAVTGIGLLSLQDDFSVNKGDVLTLICGVGYAVHIIFIARYNATQDAVLLTVLQLFFAAVFSWMLAPLMDGGFPAAALRNGKTVASMLYLGVFSTMIAFLLQNVCQKYTLPSVAALFLSMESVFGVFFSCVFLGEVLTGRMVSGCVLLFTAIILAETKFSFIANPLRRLVHRLFRR